In Blastococcus saxobsidens DD2, the genomic stretch GCCGGTGCGGGACGGGTGGACACCTGCCTTCGATGCCCGGGGAGCCGGCGGATCAGTCGCCAGGCGGGAGGACCCGGGGGACGAACACCTCGTCGACAGGGCGCGGACCGACGTACTGGCGACACGTGCAGGGCACCCAGTTGTGCCCCGACCAGCGGCCTCGCTTGTCGTAGGTGTCGCGGCGCAGCTCCGCGTAGCAGGTGTTGCTCTCGGTGTCGTGCTGGCTGAGCGTGTGCCCGCACCCGCACAGCGGGGTGACCGGTGGGGGAGCGGCCACCGGCCGGTGCCGACCCAGCCGCCCGGCCAGGAAGCCGGCCCCGAGCAGGGCTGCGCCCACGGCCAGGCTGATCGGATCCATCGTCGTGCACCTCCCGCGCGAGGCTTCCGACGGTAGCGCGCCGGCACGGTCCCCGGAGGGGTGACCGAGGCATGCCGGAACTGCGGAGCGTGACCGCGCCGGGGTCGTGACCCGAGGCACGTTTCGCCCGATCAGGGGGATTGGCGGCCGTGTCGGCGGGGCACGGTGAATCCCGTGGAAACGTACGCGGTGGGGTTCGCCCGTCCCGATCGATGGTCGGGTGGGTCGCGCAACCAACAGAGCTACCCCTGGCACGCCGTGGAGGCACACCGACCGCCGGCCGAGCTCGACGGCGAGGTGGAGCTGGCGGTCTGCGGCGCCATCGTCCAGGTGTGGGGCACGCAGAAATGGCAGCGGGTCGGGGTCGGCCGCACCGGGTGCCCCGAGTGCGCCCGCATCACCGCGGTCGGAAGGCGGCTGTCCGCCGCCAGCTGACCGTTCCGCCCGGCCCCGGATCCCGTCCCGACGGGCCCCGGGGCTGTGTCGTGCCGGTCAGCTCTTCTCGGGCTTCCGGCCGCTGATCGCCGACAGCCCGGTGATCGCCCGGCCGACGATCAGGGCCTGCACCGAGTCGGTGCCCTCGAAGGTGAACACGGCCTCCATGTCGGCGTGGTGCCGGGCGACGTGGTGGTCGATGAGGATGCCGTCGCCGCCGAGGATGTCGCGGGCGTCGGCCACGATCGCCCGGGCCTTGGCGGCGTGGTTCATCTTCGCCAGCGACGCCATGGCCGCGGTCATCTTGCCCGCATCGGCCAGCTTGGACAGCCGCCAGCACATCAGCTGCATGGAGGTGATCTCCGCCAGCATGCGGGCGAGCTTGTCCTGCACCAGCTGGAATCCGGCGATCGGCTGGCCGAACTGCTCCCGCTGGAGGGCGTGGGCGAGCGCGAGCTCGTAGGAGGCCGTCGCCAGCCCCAGCGCGCGCCAGGCGACGGTGTACCGGGTCCGGTCGAGCACCTGCGAGACGTCCTTGAACGAATGGCAGTTGGCCAGCTTGTTCTCCGCCGGCACCCGGACGTCGGTCAGCGTGATCTCGGCCTGCCACACCGCCCGCAGCGCCGTCTTCCCCGTCATCACCGTGGCCTCGTAGCCGGGGGTGCCCTTCTCCACCACGTACCCGCTGACGGCGCCGTCCTCGCCGCGGGCCCAGACGATCACGTAGTCGGCGATCGAGCCGTTGCCGATCCACTTCTTCTGACCGTTGAGCACGTAGGCGTCTCCGTCGCGGCGGGCCGAGGTCTCCAGGCCGACGGCGTCGGAGCCGTGCCGGGGCTCGGTGAGGCCGAAGGCGCCGATCTTCTCCAGCCGCGCCATCTCCGGCAGCCAGCGCTCGCGCTGCTCCTCGTCGCCGAGCAGGGCGATCGACTGCATGGCCAGGAAGCTGTGCACCCCGTTGAAGGTGCCGATGCTGCCGTCGGCACGGGCCAGCTCGGCGGCCACCAGACCGGCGGCGACGTTGCTCATGCCGGGGCAGCCGTACCCTTCGATGATCCCCCCGACGACGCCGATCTCGGCCAGCCGGGGCACCAGCTCGAAGGGGAAGTCCGCCCGTTCCCAGTAGTCGTTGATCCGCGGGAGGACCTCCTGCTCACCGAAGGCGCGGACCCGGTCCCGGATCGCGATCTCCTCCGGCTCGAGCAGGTCCTCGAAGGCGTAGAAGTCAGGGCTGTCGACGGTCACAGCTCGAACGTACGGCGAACCGGGGCCGGCTGCCCGTCGCGCGAGGAAGGGGACACCGCTCGGTCGTGGCAGCCCTCCCGGGACGGCGCGCGGTAGCTTGCCTCGTCCGGACGCCGTCGCCAGGAGATCCGTTGCCGTTCTTCCTCCACCGCTTCACGCGGCTCGTCCGGGCGCGCCTGACCGGCTGGCGGCTGCCGCTGGCCGTCGCCGTGTTCGTCTTCCTCTCCAGCTGGCTGGCGATGGCCCTGGTCGAGCCGGCCGACACCGACATCGCCGCCCCCGCCACTTACTGGTGGTACTTCCTCGTCACCGCCGCGACCGTCGGCTACGGCGACGTATTCCCGTCCTCGCTCGGCGGCCGCATCGTCGGCGGGTACGTGATCGTGGGTGGCATCGTCACCCTGACCCTGCTGTTCACCCGGCTCTCCGACGCCCTGCAGTCGGTCCGGAGCCGGCGTCTGAGAGGTGTGGTCCCCCTGGAGCTGTCCGACCACCTGGTGCTGCTGGGCTACTGGCCCGGGCGCACCGAGCGGATCCTGACCGAGCTGACCGCCGAGGGACGTACCGAGGTCGCTCTCTGCGCCTGGGACGAGGTCCCGGAGAATCCCGTGTCCGACCGGCCGGCGGTGCACTTCGTCCGTGGCGACCTCACCCGCGAGGACGTGATGTCCCGGGCCTGCGTGGCCGCCGCCCGCACCGTGGTCATCGACGGACGGGACGACAACGAGACGCTGGCGATCGCGGTGGCCGTCGTCCACGCCAACCCGCGCGTGCACGTGGTCGCCGCCGTCCGCGACCTCGACCGCGGGGAGAACCTCCGCTACGTCGACGACGGGATCCAGGTCGTGCAGTGGCACATGCCCTTCCTCCTCACCGAGGAGGCGACCGACCCCGGGATCGCGCAGGTCTACACCGACCTCATGCGCAGCGGTGGGAGCGGCAACACCTACTCGCTGACGGTGCCGCCCGGATTCCCGTACGCGACCTTCGGTGACTGCCAGTCCCACTTGGGCCGGGAGTTCCGGGCCACCGCGCTGGCGCTGCGCGGTGCGGACGGGCCGGTGCTCAACCCGCCGTGGGACACGCCCGTACCGGTCGGGGCGACCCTGTACTACGTCGCGGAGGCCCGCATCCCCCTCCGGCAGTTCACCGGCGGACGCTGACCGGTCTAGGAGGGGTGACCCTCGACGTCGCGCTCGTCGCCCTGCGGCGCCTCGCGCGGTGCGCTCTGCGCCTCCAGGTCCGCCGCCACCTCGGCGCTCTCCTGCTCCAGGGCGATGTCGCGGGGCTGCGGCGTCTCCGGCGTCGTCATGGCTCCACCCTGCCGCAACCGGCCCCACTGCGCCCGGTCATCGCGGCCGGCGGTCAGCCCCGCAGCTCCCGGCGGAGGATCTTGCCGGTGACGGTCTTGGGCAGCTCGTCCACGAGTTCCACGCTGCGGGGGTACTTGTAGGCGGCCATCCGCTCCTTGCAGTGCGCGATCAGATCGTCCTCGGTCACGGCGGCACCGGCCTTGAGGCTGACGAAGGCCTTGACCGTCTCGCCGCGCTTCTCGTCGGGGACGCCGACCACCGCCGACTCCCGGACCGCCGGGTGCTCGGCGAGGACGTCCTCCACCTCGCGGGGCCACACCTTGTAGCCGGACGCGTTGATCATGTCCTTCTTGCGGTCGACGATGAACACCCAGCCTTCCGGGTTCAGAAAGCCGACGTCCCCGCTCTTGAGCGCACCACCGGGCAGGCTCGCCGCGGTCTCCTCCGGCTTGCCCCAGTAGCCGGCGACGATCTGCGGCCCCGCCGCGACGATCTCGCCGATCTCGCCCAGGGGCAGGTCCCGTCCCTCGTCGTCCTGGATGCGCACGACCGTGTTCGGCGCCGGGACGCCGACCGAGAGGGCGCCCGAGGTCGGGTCGACCGGGGACGTGGCACCGAGCGGGGTGACGGTCATGGGGGACGTCGTCTCGGTCAGGCCGTAGGCGCTGTGCACCTGCTTTCCGGTGGCCGCCAGGAACGCCTGCTCGGCGGTGGGGGAGATGGCCGCTCCACCGGAGTAGACCGAGGTGAACGACGCGAAGTGGTCGCGGCTGCAGCCGGGGGCGTTGAGCAGGGCGGTGAACGCGGTGATGGCGCCGATGGTGGAGGCAGGCCGGTGTTCGACGAATGCGTCGAGCACCACCTGCGGCTCGAACCGGTAGGCCAGCACGAGCGGGGCGGGGACGAGCAGGCTGACCGCGACGTGCCCGATCAGCCCGGTGATGTGGAACAGCGGGGCGATGCCGAAGATCGCGCCGTCCCGCCCGGCGCGCACCCAGTCCCGGTAGACCTGCGCGGTGAACACCACGTTCCGGTGGGTGTTCATCGCGCCCTTGGGGACGCCCGTCGTCCCCGAGGTGTAGGTCAGGAAGGCGACGTCGTCCGACCGCAGCCCGACCGGTGGCGGCGTCTGCCCACGGTGCCGGTCGATCAGCTCCAGCAGGTCGACGGTCCCCTCGTGGCGCTGCCGGGTGACGCCGGCGAAGAGACGCTCGTCGTTGCGCGTCTGGAAGTCCAGCTCGCTGGTCGTGAGCACCAGGCGCACGTCGGTGTCCGGCACGACCTCGCGGGCGACCTGGTCGTAGAGCGACTCGAGGGCGAGCAGCACCGTGGCGCCGGAGTCCGTCACGAGGTACGACAGCTCGCGTTGCCGGCTCATCGGGTTGATCGACACCATGACGCCGCCGGCCTTCCACGTGGCGACCATCGCGATGACGAACTGCGGCACGTTCTGCAGGTAGACCGCCAGCCGGTCGCCGGGGGCGAACCCGTTGGCGAGCAGCCCGGAGGCCAGGCCGTCGGTGAGCTCGTCGAGTTCCCGGCGGGTGATCGTTCCGTCGAAGTAGCGCAGCGCCACCCCGGAGGGGTCCCGTTCGACGCCGGTCCGGAACATGTCCAGGGCGCTCTCGAACTCGATCGCGTAGTCGGCCGGCTGGTCGCCGTAGACGGCCAGCCAGGGACGGTCGTCGTAGCTGCTCACGGTGCTCCTCGATGACGACGGGGTCGACCGGCGTACCGGCTGCCGCGCCGACGTGCGGCCACGTCCTGCCGGCATCCGGTTCTGCCGTCGTACCAGAGGTGGGGAGCGCCGGTGCGGTCATCCGGACCGCCGTGGTGGCGAGCACGACCGCTGGTGCACCATTCGGTCCACCCGATCACCGTCACCGCACCGCCCGACCCGCCCAGGGGGATCCCATGACGAGCAGCGTGCCCGGCAATCCGGAGTCCGTCTTCACCTACGGCGCTCCGCAGCTGAAGTTCGGCAGTGGCGCGTCGGACGAGATCGGCTACGACCTCAGCCGGTACGGCGTGCGGCGGGTGCTGGTGATCACCGACCCGGGTGTCGCGGCCACCGGCCATCCGCAGCGGGTCGCCGAGCAGATGCAGCGGTTCGGCATCGAGGCGCGCGTCTTCGACGGCGTGCACGTCGAGCCGACCGACGTCAGCCTGATCGCCGCGATCGACGAGGCGCGGGCGTCGGGCCCGTGGGACGCATTCGTCGCGGTCGGCGGCGGCTCGGCCATCGACACCGCCAAGGCGATCAACCTGCTCACCACCAACCCCGGCGAGCTGATGGACTACGTCAACGTGCCGGTGGGGAAGGGGCAGGCGCCGACGGAGCAGCTCAAGCCGCTGGTCGCCGTGCCGACGACGACCGGCACCGGCTCGGAGAGCACCACGATCTGCGTGATGGACGTGCTGTCGCTGAAGGTGAAGACCGGGATCAGCCACGCGCGGCTGCGCCCGACCCTGGCGGTCATCGACCCCGATCTGACCCGCAGCCAGCCGGCCGGGGTGACGGCGGCGTCGGGCATGGACATCCTCTGCCACGCCCTGGAGAGCTACACCGCACGCTGGTTCAGCGCCTACGAGCGCAAGTCGCCCGAGCAGCGGGTGCCCTACTGCGGCGCCAACCCGATCTCGGACATGTGGTCGGAGAAGGCCATGACGCTGCTGGCCGGCTCCTTCCGCACCGCCGTCCGCAACGGGGACGACGTGCAGGCCCGCGCCGACATGGCGCTCGCCGCGACGTTCGCCGGCATGGGGTTCGGCAACGCCGGCGTGCACATCCCGCACGCCAACGCCTACCCGATCGCCGGGCAGGTCACGGACTTCCACCCCGACGACTATCCGGGCGACGAGCCGATGGTGCCGCACGGGATGTCGGTGGCCCTGACTGCCCCGGAGGCCTTCCGGTTCACGTTCGAGGCCTCGCCCGACCGGCACGTGCGCGCCGCCGAGCTGCTGGCGCCGGGGGCGGACCGCCCGTCGGACCTGGCGGAGTTCCTGCCCACGGTGCTGGCCGACCTGATGCGCGACATCGGCATCCCCAACGGGGTGGGCGCCGTCGGCTTCGGTGACGGTGACGTGCCCGTCCTGGTGGACGGCGCGATGAAGCAGCAGCGGCTGCTGGCCACCTGCCCCCGAGAGGTCACCGCGGAGGACCTCGCCGGGATCTTCCGCCGGTCGATGGCGCTCTGGTAGCCCGTTCAGCGGGGGATGAGCACCGTCTTCGTCACCTGACCGGTGGCGACGAGCACCCCGTCGACGGTGGCCTCGGCCCGCATGAACGCCACCGCGCGGCCCCGCCGCAGGACCGTCGCGGAGAGCTCCACGGTCGCGCCGGCGGCGACCGGCCGCAGCAGCGAGGCGGCGACGTCGTGGGTCACCGCGTGCTCGCCGTCGTTCAGCGAGGGCAGCAGGGCGAGGAACGAGGCGACGTCGAGCAGCGCGTAGACGATGCCGCCGTGCAGCAGCCCCGCCGGGTTCTGCGCGGCCTCGCCGACCGGGAAGCGGATCCCCGCCGAGGGGTCCCGCGCGTCGCGCAGCTCGACCCCGAGGAACCGGTGCAGCGGGATGTCGAGGACGGCCTGCACGCGGGCGTCGGAGGAGGCTTCACCAGGCACCGGCCCAGCATTCCTCAACAGGTCCAGCCGGTCTCCACAGGTGCTCCGGAACCGCGACGGGGCGCTCAGGCGCGCACCTAGGCTCCGCTGCAGTTCTGGACCGGGGAGGCGGCGGCGGTGGGGTGGTACGGAGACCCGGAGGCGCTCGACGCGCTGGCGGCGGAGCTCGCGCAGCGGGCCCGGGACGTGCGCGCGGCCGGCGCCGAACACCGGCGCGGGGCCGAGCGCGCCCGCTGGGTGTCCGACGCCGCCGCGGCGTACCGCCGGCAGGTGGCGCTCGACTGCACCGACGTCGATACCGCCGCCGGGGCCATGGCGGAGGCCGCCGAGCTGTTGCGCCGGCACGCCGACGAGCTGCGCGAGCAGCTGGCGGAGATCGCCCGGGCCGAGCACGCGGTGCGGGCGTGGCTCTCCGAGCGGGCCGCCCGCGGCGGCGAGCTGCTCGGCGACGTCGGCGACGTGCTGGGCCAGCTGCCCGAGGCGGGCGCCGACGCCTGGCGCCAGGTGTCGGGCCGGCTCAGCAGACTGGCTTTGTGGTGAGCGCCGAGCCGCGGCGGCAGACCCTCACCGCGGCCGGGTGGTCGGTGGTCGCGGCCGGTCGGCTGACGCACCCGCCGGCGGCGTTCGCCCCGGTCCCGCTGAGCCCTGGCGACCGGGACGTCGCGATCTCCGTTCTGGTCGGCGCCGGGATCGTGGTGCGGCACGACGGGGGAGCAGTCGAGCCGGTGCCGCCCCTGGCAGCCGACCTGGCCACGCTGGGCCGCCCGCTGCTGACGGTCGAGCTCGAGGTCACCGGCCGTACCGGTGCCCGTCAGGGCTGGTTGGCCCTCGGCCGGGACGTGGTCGTCGGACTGCTCACGCTGGCAGACGGCGGCGTGGAGCTGTCGCTCGCGCCGGCCGTGCGGCTGGGCGCCGAGCTGGCGCGGGCCGTGCCCCACGCGGCGGAGCTGACCGGGCCCTGGCCGGCTGGGGAGGAGCCGGGCGACGGCGTCCCGACCGCCGGCCCCCTTCCGCTGGCCCTGCTGGAGGACGTGCTGTCGCCCGATGCGACGGCGGAGGAACGGGCGCTGGCGCAGGAGCTGGAGCGGCGGACGGCCGGCTCGCTGAGCTGCCGGGTGGCCGGCCGGGCGGGTTCGGCCGTCGGCTCCGGGGAGGTCTCCTGGCTGGCGACCCACGCGGGGTGGGTGGGCCTCCGGCCGCGTCTGGGCGGGGAGCCACGGCGGATGCTCGACCTGGTGCCGGTGGAGCCGGGCGACATCGGAACGTGGGTGGCGCCGACCGTGGGCGCGCTGCTGGGGAACTCCGATGGGCGGCCCTGAGATCCGGGTGAGCGGTGGCGCCGGGGGCCTGGAGGCCGAGCTCGCCGACCTCGCCGTTCTGGGGCGCAGCAGCCTCGGCCTGGCCGAGCTGCTCGCCGCTACCGGCGGAACCTGCTCCGGGATGCTCACCGACCCGGACCTGCTCGCCTCCGCCCTGCTCGACCCCGCCGGCGTCGTCCGGTTCGAGGCCGCGCTGCTCGAGGTTCTGCACGGTCCGCAGGGCTTGACTGCCCTGGCCGTGAGGTTCACGGCACGGGCCGCGGTACTGCAGGCGGCCGCAGCCGCCTACGAGGCCGCGGACGCCGCCCTCGCCGAGCTGGCCGACGACCTGCACTGGGCGGCGGGCTACTTCCCGGCAGCCACCCTGGCCGGGCTGGTCACGCTGGGGGTGGGGCAGTTCCTGGCCGATCCGGCCGGCACGGTCGGCGAGATCGACGCGCTGATCGACGATCCGGAGCGCTGGCTGACCCAGCACCCCGGCCTGGTCGACCACGCGGTGAGCACGGCGCCGGGCCTGGCCTCGCGGGCGACCGCCATGACCGGTGGCCTGCTCTCGCCGTGGCTCGGCGGGAGCGACGTCCGCGCCGCCGCGCGCCGGCTCGGGCACCTGTGGCCCGACGGCCGGCCGGTCGTCACTCCGCTGCCGGACGACCAGCGCGGACCGGTGACGAGGCCGCCCACGAACGTCAGCGACCTGCTGGTGGCCCTCGATCTCCGCGCCGTCCGCTCCAGCGCCGGGGAGGACCAGATCAGCGTCCGGGTGATCTCCCGCGCCGACGGGAGCAGGGCCTACATCGTGGACATCCCGGGGACCAGGAACTGGTCGCCGCCCAGCGGCTCGGTCAACCCGCCCACCCATGACCTCGGCACGAACGTCCGGGTGCTCGGCGGTGACACCACCACACGGCAGGCGGCCGTCGCCGAGGCGTTGCGACGGGCGGGCGCCGGATCGAGCGATCCGGTGATGCTGGTGGGTCACAGCCAGGGCGGGATGGTGGCCGCCCAGGCCGCGCACGACGCCGGCACGGCCGCGTTCCCGTACGACGTGCGCAGCGTGCTCGCCGTGGGATCACCGGTCGCCCGGGCGGACGTGCCGTCGTCGGTGCAGATGCTCGCGCTGGAGAACGCCCACGACGTCGTCCCCCACCTGGACGGGCGGGCCAACGACGACGACCCGAACGTCACCACCGTGACCTTCCAGACCCAGTACGGCTCCGTCGGCGAGAATCACGGCATCAACAGCGCGTACCTGGGTGCGGCCCGGATCGTCGACCGCAGCGACGACCCGTCGATCGCCGCGTACCGGGCCAGTGCCGCCCCGTTCTTCGCCCTTCCCGGTGCGGACGCGGAGGTGGTGGCGCACGTCTACTCGATCGGCAGGAGGTGACCCGGTGCGCCTGATCCGCTTCGCCACCTGGCGCAGGGCGGCCGCCGCCCTGGCGCCGCTCGTCCTGGCCGCGATGGCCGGCTGCTCCGGTGGGATGGAGGCCCTCTACGCCGAGGGCGTGCGGCTGATCTGGGAGAGCGAGATCACCCCGCTCACGCTCATCTACGTCAACGTGATCGATCCGGACGACCCGCCGTCGGGTTTCTCGCGGCCCATCAACCTGAACGAGGGCGACCAGCGCGAGGTGCTGGAGGAGAAGTACGGGCCGCATCCCGATGAGGCGTGACGGCCTGGGGGAAACGCTGGTGGGGCGGGTGGGGCTCGACCCCACGACCCAGGGATTATGCGCACTTCCCGCCGGAACGCTGTGCTGACCTGCAAAGACGCAGGTCGCTAGCGAGCGTGCGGTAGCCAATACCCGGCTGTAACGCGACCCGGAGACCACCCGGTCTCGGCGCCCGTCTGCGGGACGTCGGTTCTATGCACCCGCCGGCACTCTGCGGGGCATGGCGAGCGCACGCCCCGCTGCCTCGGCTGTCGGACCTCCGGCGGGGCGGCTGGCACGGTGACCATGGCCGCCGGCATCCCACATGAGCAGATGCACGGGAGGACGCAGCCCCGGCGACACGGTCTCGACCAGCGGTCCACCGGGGCTTTCGGCGCAACCGTACGTCAGGGTGGACATCTGCCACGACGTCGGCGAGATCATCACTCGCGACATCTCGGACGCCGGCAACGCGCTCACACCGCCGAACGGCCAATCCATTGAGGAGACTTCAGTGGCCGATGGGCACGATGGCAATTGCGCGGGTGATGTGATCGGCGAGGTGTTCCAGGTCGTCGATGTCACTGGTGTAGACGTCGTCGCCGCGACGTCGGGCGGTTTCGATGACGGCGGCATCGACGACGTCGGAGGTTCCGGCGCGGCCGCATAGCTCACCGGCCCGTCGGGCCACGTCGTCACCGAGTGGATCGGCTCGGCATTCTCGGAGGGCTTGAGCCAGCCGGGCTTGGCGACGACCATCGCGCCATGCCTGAGCGGTCACGACCGTGGGCACGGTCGGGACCTCTCCTCGGTCAACCAGCCGTCGGAGCACCGTCCAGGCTTCTCGCGCGTTGCGGTCCAGCGCGATGAGCATGCCGGTATCAAAGGTGGCGCTCACGAAGCGGCTTGCTGACGCGGGCTCGATACCTGCGACCGGGACAGTCGCAGGGCGGCAGTACGGCGCGCGGCTGCCACCTTGTTCTCGAGGGCGTCGAGCTCGGCGGTACTGATTGCGCCATGCTGGGCTTCCCAGTCGTCGACCAGCTGGCGGAGGGCTTTGAGGCGTAGACGGTCGGCGGCGGCATCGGCGAGCCAACTGGAAAGGGTGAGCCCTTCAGCCTCGGCGTCAGCGCGGGCGTCGGCAAGGAGGGCGTCATCCATCGATGCGGAGAATTTCTCGGCAGCCACGCTTCCATCTTACTACCCGAGTAGCAAGAGCGGTAGATAGTCCCGGGGCGGCCGTGGGGCTCGAACCCACGACCCAGGGATGATGGGCTCTTACCCGCGTAGCGCTGTCCTGACGAGGTGAATCGCTGCTCAATGAGTTTCGTGGCTGGCCGAGTACCCGGCTCTATCCGCTGGGCCAAACGAAGCTCCGGCCAGGCGGGCTCGCGGAGTACGGTGATTTCCAGTGGGGTTCTGACGCCGCTGCCGGGATCGAATATCCCAGGTATGGCCTGGTAGTGGGGCGGGTGGGGCTCGAACCCACGACCCAGGGATTATGAGATACCTCAAGGCGTGTTGCTGACCTGCGCGTATATCGAAAATACCGCTTCCGACCTGGTGTTTCAACGTTAACCGTCGTTGACTTCCGATGGTGCGATACGGGCTTTCTGTGGGCGTCGTGTGGGCGCGGTGTGGGCGCGGTGGGCGTGAGGGGTCGATACCGGAAAGGCGATGGGAGGCTTGTCCACACCACCGGTGCTCTACGCATTACCGGAGCCCTCGCAGTCGAAAGCTGGCGTCATACCTGCCAGTTGGCTACTCTCAGCGTATGGCGACGATGGGGCTCACGACGCGACGCGATACCGAAAGGTGGGCGGGCAATCTGCTGCGTAGCGCCCGCGCCAAGAAGGGTGTCTCGCAGGCCCAACTGGCGGAGCTGGCCGAAGTTCCCCGCTCCACCGTGGAACGGATCGAGGCCGGGACCCGGCAGCCCTCGCTGGTCACGCTCAGCAAGCTGCTCGCGGCGATCGACCTGGAGATGCGCATTCGGCTGGAGGACTACGACAACCACGACGACGTCCTGGACGCCACCTACGCCGCGATGCCCCCCGATCAGCAAGCGGCCACCGACGCACGTCACGAGGCGCTGGTCGATGCCTTCACCGCCGCCGGAAAGCAGTGACCGGTCCCGAGGCAGCCAGCGTAGAGCCGTTCGACGCCACGCCCATCCTGAGCATTCTCGAGCGCCACGGCGTGGAGTACGTCGTGGTAGGCGGCTTCGCTGCGGTGGTCCATGGGGCTACCCGGCCCACCCGCGACATCGACATCACCCCCGCCACCACTCCGGACAATCTGGACCGGCTTGCCGCAGCACTGCGCGAGCTTGACGCGCGCATTCGCACCGACGCCGAGCCGGACGGGCTGCCGTTCAGCACCTCGGGCGAGTCCATGGCTGGTCAGCGGGTGCTGAATCTGCAGACCCGCCACGGCGAGCTTGACCTGACCATTCGCCCGGCCGCATTCGAGGGCGGCTACGACGACCTGACGCCCGGGGCCAGCCGCCGCATTATCGGTGGTGTCGAGGTGCTCGTTGCAGCGCTCCAGGACGTCATCCGCTCCAAGGAGACCGCGGCACGCCGGAAGGACCAAGAGGCATTGCCCGAGCTGTACCGGCTGGCCGGAGCAACGCACCGGGCTCGGGCCGCCCAGCCACCATCGGAGACCCCGCCGGCGAACCCGCCGCTTACCGCTGCCGAGCGCATCACCGCAGCACGGCAGCGTGCCGCCCAGCGTCGGCCCGACCAGATCTGACCCCGGCGATGAAGGTCAGCCCGCTCAGCCTGTAGTGCGGACCATGATCGCTGCCGTCGGTTCGTTGATCGTCGGTCCGGCGATGAGGCCCCCTCTGCCCACCGCGTCGGCCCGAGCGTCCGTTGCACGTGTTCTCGCAGAATGGTGCGGTTCTCTGGCGGCTCGCCGCTCCGGGGCGGTCGCGCGGGTCAATACAGGTAGCGGTCGATGCCGGAGCCGTGCGCCCACAGGTCGTTCATGCGGTCGGCGGTGCGGGCGTGGGCGGCTTCCTCAGCGTCGCTGAGCACGCAGTCGGTACCAAGCGGGGTGGTCCGCAGCCGGGTGATGAGCAGTCGGGTGTCGTCGGTGGGGGAGAGGTCGAGCAGGCCGGCCAGCCGTGCGAGAAGCGAAACCAGCTCGGTGCGGCCGCCCGAGCGGCAGCCGCTGCCGAGCTGCTCGGCGAAGGTGCTGACCAGGTCGGCGATCTCGGGGTTCAGCGCTGCATCCCCGAGTGCGGCGGCGGTGGCGCAGAGGAGGTCGATGTCGGCGGAGGGCAGGGTGAGCGCGGTCATCGGCGCGTGCTCGTAGCGGCCGTCCGGGGCGAGCAGCCGGCCGCGCCAGGGTTCCCGAGACTGGGTGGGCGCCAGTGCGCCGAGCAGGCGTTGCACGGCGGCGAGGGCGACCCGGTCGGCCAGT encodes the following:
- a CDS encoding type II toxin-antitoxin system VapC family toxin; protein product: MSATFDTGMLIALDRNAREAWTVLRRLVDRGEVPTVPTVVTAQAWRDGRRQARLAQALRECRADPLGDDVARRAGELCGRAGTSDVVDAAVIETARRRGDDVYTSDIDDLEHLADHITRAIAIVPIGH
- a CDS encoding nucleotidyl transferase AbiEii/AbiGii toxin family protein; translation: MTGPEAASVEPFDATPILSILERHGVEYVVVGGFAAVVHGATRPTRDIDITPATTPDNLDRLAAALRELDARIRTDAEPDGLPFSTSGESMAGQRVLNLQTRHGELDLTIRPAAFEGGYDDLTPGASRRIIGGVEVLVAALQDVIRSKETAARRKDQEALPELYRLAGATHRARAAQPPSETPPANPPLTAAERITAARQRAAQRRPDQI
- a CDS encoding helix-turn-helix transcriptional regulator — encoded protein: MATMGLTTRRDTERWAGNLLRSARAKKGVSQAQLAELAEVPRSTVERIEAGTRQPSLVTLSKLLAAIDLEMRIRLEDYDNHDDVLDATYAAMPPDQQAATDARHEALVDAFTAAGKQ